One stretch of Punica granatum isolate Tunisia-2019 chromosome 5, ASM765513v2, whole genome shotgun sequence DNA includes these proteins:
- the LOC116208415 gene encoding G-type lectin S-receptor-like serine/threonine-protein kinase At1g11410 isoform X1, translating to MDVPPLVLLLCLHTLLLLLHHTRCKTLNTISPTIPLHDGDVLLSENKNFALGFFSPSNSTRRFIGTWYNKVSEHTVFWVANRDRPINDTSGVISINCHGDLVLHCCNNGSSTLWSTNVLTTSSDNATAAQLQDTGNFILLQRLGNRVLWQSFDHPSDTLMPFMKLGLDWRTGMDWVLTSWRSEDFPGPENFTYRFDPTGYPQIFLCKNAAPLWRTGPWTGLCWSGLFGMSSNYIFNFSFVNDHEEVSFSYWMRNASIFSRLVIETSGTIQRSTWHTQDGRWNELWRTPVEDCDYYMACGPNSNCNPYNADQFRCTCLPGFEPRSPADWFLRDGSGGCIRSPGASTCRSREGFVKVALVKLPDTSRAYVDMGLSLKECEQECLKNCSCTAYTSADERNGGFGCLAGYGDLLDMRTYSNIGQDLYIQVDAAILARLTKKDGSPRKWLIGVTLSAGSILAFLVVLFMMKKRHRRTRPSATPSAAHFGDDESWNMQDIEYDSRTSDLPFFELSAIATATNNFSFINKLGKGGFGSVYKGVLDNGMEIAVKRLSKSSGQGIREFKNEVTLIAKLQHRNLVKILGCCIQGDEKMLIYEYMPNKSLDSFLFNEEKRSLLDWRKRFEIAMGIARGILYLHQDSRLRIIHRDLKASNVLLDASINPKISDFGMARICGGDQVEGNTRQVVGTYGYMSAEYAMEGLFSIKSDVYSFEVLLLEIISGKRNSSFYQENSSSNLIGHVRELISHDNTH from the exons ATGGATGTTCCCCCACTGGTACTACTCCTCTGCCTTCACACTTtgcttctcctcctccatcaTACCCGTTGCAAAACCTTAAACACAATCAGCCCGACCATTCCTCTTCATGACGGCGATGTTTTGTTATCTGAGAACAAAAACTTTGCTCTCGGGTTCTTCAGTCCCAGCAATTCTACCCGCCGCTTCATTGGGACTTG GTACAACAAGGTTAGTGAACACACAGTTTTCTGGGTGGCTAACAGAGACAGGCCAATCAATGACACCTCTGGCGTAATCTCGATCAACTGCCATGGAGACCTTGTCCTCCACTGTTGCAACAATGGAAGCTCAACCCTCTGGTCGACGAATGTTTTGACCACAAGTTCAGACAATGCCACCGCTGCCCAGCTACAAGACACTGGCAACTTCATTCTGCTCCAAAGGCTAGGCAATCGTGTCCTGTGGCAGAGCTTTGATCATCCATCAGATACCCTTATGCCTTTCATGAAACTCGGGCTGGACTGGAGAACCGGCATGGATTGGGTCCTGACTTCCTGGCGGTCTGAGGATTTCCCAGGACCGGAGAATTTCACGTACAGGTTCGACCCGACGGGTTACCCGCAAATATTTCTCTGCAAGAATGCGGCTCCACTTTGGCGGACAGGGCCATGGACGGGCCTGTGTTGGAGTGGCCTCTTCGGCATGAGCAGCAATTACATCTTCAACTTCAGCTTTGTGAATGACCATGAAGAGGTCTCATTTTCCTATTGGATGAGGAATGCTTCGATCTTCTCCAGGTTGGTGATAGAAACCAGCGGCACGATCCAGCGGTCCACTTGGCATACCCAGGATGGCCGGTGGAATGAGTTATGGAGGACACCAGTGGAAGATTGCGACTACTACATGGCTTGCGGGCCTAACAGCAACTGCAACCCGTATAACGCAGACCAGTTCAGATGTACTTGCCTTCCCGGGTTTGAGCCCAGGTCGCCGGCAGATTGGTTCCTCAGGGATGGGTCTGGTGGATGCATAAGGTCCCCTGGGGCCTCTACATGCCGGAGCAGGGAAGGATTTGTCAAGGTGGCCCTTGTGAAACTCCCTGACACTTCCCGAGCGTATGTCGACATGGGCTTGAGCCTCAAAGAGTGTGAGCAGGAGTGCCTGAAGAACTGTTCATGCACAGCCTACACGAGCGCTGATGAGAGAAATGGAGGCTTCGGGTGCTTGGCAGGGTATGGTGATCTGCTGGATATGAGGACATATTCTAATATTGGGCAGGATTTATATATACAGGTTGATGCAGCCATTTTAG CTCGTTTGacgaagaaggatggatctcCTAGGAAGTGGTTAATAGGGGTAACCTTATCAGCTGGGTCGATTCTGGCGTTCCTGGTTGTCTTATTTATGATGAAGAAAAGGCACC GGAGAACAAGGCCTTCTGCTACCCCAAGTGCTGCACATTTTGGGGATGATGAATCTTGGAATATGCAGGACATCGAATATGACAGCAGAACCTCCGATTTGCCATTCTTTGAGCTGAGTGCCATAGCCACCGCCacaaacaatttttctttcatcaaCAAGCTGGGGAAAGGTGGCTTCGGTTCAGTTTATAAG GGAGTACTAGATAACGGAATGGAAATAGCGGTTAAGAGATTGTCAAAATCCTCTGGACAAGGAATCAGAGAGTTCAAGAACGAGGTCACATTGATTGCTAAGCTGCAGCACAGGAATCTTGTGAAAATCCTAGGTTGCTGTATCCAAGGAGACGAGAAAATGTTGATTTATGAATACATGCCAAATAAAAGCCTGGACTCATTTCTTTTCA ATGAAGAGAAGAGGTCTCTACTCGACTGGAGAAAACGCTTTGAAATCGCTATGGGGATAGCTCGAGGGATCTTGTACTTACACCAGGATTCGAGGCTGAGAATCATCCACCGGGATCTAAAAGCGAGCAACGTGTTGCTCGATGCTTCCATCAATCCGAAAATCTCCGATTTCGGCATGGCTAGGATATGCGGAGGGGATCAGGTTGAAGGAAATACTAGACAAGTTGTAGGGACCTA TGGTTACATGTCAGCAGAGTATGCGATGGAGGGGCTGTTTTCGATAAAATCTGATGTTTACAGTTTCGAAGTTTTGTTGTTGGAGATCATTTCCGGAAAAAGAAACAGCAGCTTTTACCAGGAGAATTCTTCTTCCAACCTAATTGGCCATGTAAGGGAGCTAATCAGCCATGATAACAcacattaa
- the LOC116208415 gene encoding G-type lectin S-receptor-like serine/threonine-protein kinase At1g11410 isoform X2: protein MFPHWYNKVSEHTVFWVANRDRPINDTSGVISINCHGDLVLHCCNNGSSTLWSTNVLTTSSDNATAAQLQDTGNFILLQRLGNRVLWQSFDHPSDTLMPFMKLGLDWRTGMDWVLTSWRSEDFPGPENFTYRFDPTGYPQIFLCKNAAPLWRTGPWTGLCWSGLFGMSSNYIFNFSFVNDHEEVSFSYWMRNASIFSRLVIETSGTIQRSTWHTQDGRWNELWRTPVEDCDYYMACGPNSNCNPYNADQFRCTCLPGFEPRSPADWFLRDGSGGCIRSPGASTCRSREGFVKVALVKLPDTSRAYVDMGLSLKECEQECLKNCSCTAYTSADERNGGFGCLAGYGDLLDMRTYSNIGQDLYIQVDAAILARLTKKDGSPRKWLIGVTLSAGSILAFLVVLFMMKKRHRRTRPSATPSAAHFGDDESWNMQDIEYDSRTSDLPFFELSAIATATNNFSFINKLGKGGFGSVYKGVLDNGMEIAVKRLSKSSGQGIREFKNEVTLIAKLQHRNLVKILGCCIQGDEKMLIYEYMPNKSLDSFLFNEEKRSLLDWRKRFEIAMGIARGILYLHQDSRLRIIHRDLKASNVLLDASINPKISDFGMARICGGDQVEGNTRQVVGTYGYMSAEYAMEGLFSIKSDVYSFEVLLLEIISGKRNSSFYQENSSSNLIGHVRELISHDNTH, encoded by the exons ATGTTCCCCCACTG GTACAACAAGGTTAGTGAACACACAGTTTTCTGGGTGGCTAACAGAGACAGGCCAATCAATGACACCTCTGGCGTAATCTCGATCAACTGCCATGGAGACCTTGTCCTCCACTGTTGCAACAATGGAAGCTCAACCCTCTGGTCGACGAATGTTTTGACCACAAGTTCAGACAATGCCACCGCTGCCCAGCTACAAGACACTGGCAACTTCATTCTGCTCCAAAGGCTAGGCAATCGTGTCCTGTGGCAGAGCTTTGATCATCCATCAGATACCCTTATGCCTTTCATGAAACTCGGGCTGGACTGGAGAACCGGCATGGATTGGGTCCTGACTTCCTGGCGGTCTGAGGATTTCCCAGGACCGGAGAATTTCACGTACAGGTTCGACCCGACGGGTTACCCGCAAATATTTCTCTGCAAGAATGCGGCTCCACTTTGGCGGACAGGGCCATGGACGGGCCTGTGTTGGAGTGGCCTCTTCGGCATGAGCAGCAATTACATCTTCAACTTCAGCTTTGTGAATGACCATGAAGAGGTCTCATTTTCCTATTGGATGAGGAATGCTTCGATCTTCTCCAGGTTGGTGATAGAAACCAGCGGCACGATCCAGCGGTCCACTTGGCATACCCAGGATGGCCGGTGGAATGAGTTATGGAGGACACCAGTGGAAGATTGCGACTACTACATGGCTTGCGGGCCTAACAGCAACTGCAACCCGTATAACGCAGACCAGTTCAGATGTACTTGCCTTCCCGGGTTTGAGCCCAGGTCGCCGGCAGATTGGTTCCTCAGGGATGGGTCTGGTGGATGCATAAGGTCCCCTGGGGCCTCTACATGCCGGAGCAGGGAAGGATTTGTCAAGGTGGCCCTTGTGAAACTCCCTGACACTTCCCGAGCGTATGTCGACATGGGCTTGAGCCTCAAAGAGTGTGAGCAGGAGTGCCTGAAGAACTGTTCATGCACAGCCTACACGAGCGCTGATGAGAGAAATGGAGGCTTCGGGTGCTTGGCAGGGTATGGTGATCTGCTGGATATGAGGACATATTCTAATATTGGGCAGGATTTATATATACAGGTTGATGCAGCCATTTTAG CTCGTTTGacgaagaaggatggatctcCTAGGAAGTGGTTAATAGGGGTAACCTTATCAGCTGGGTCGATTCTGGCGTTCCTGGTTGTCTTATTTATGATGAAGAAAAGGCACC GGAGAACAAGGCCTTCTGCTACCCCAAGTGCTGCACATTTTGGGGATGATGAATCTTGGAATATGCAGGACATCGAATATGACAGCAGAACCTCCGATTTGCCATTCTTTGAGCTGAGTGCCATAGCCACCGCCacaaacaatttttctttcatcaaCAAGCTGGGGAAAGGTGGCTTCGGTTCAGTTTATAAG GGAGTACTAGATAACGGAATGGAAATAGCGGTTAAGAGATTGTCAAAATCCTCTGGACAAGGAATCAGAGAGTTCAAGAACGAGGTCACATTGATTGCTAAGCTGCAGCACAGGAATCTTGTGAAAATCCTAGGTTGCTGTATCCAAGGAGACGAGAAAATGTTGATTTATGAATACATGCCAAATAAAAGCCTGGACTCATTTCTTTTCA ATGAAGAGAAGAGGTCTCTACTCGACTGGAGAAAACGCTTTGAAATCGCTATGGGGATAGCTCGAGGGATCTTGTACTTACACCAGGATTCGAGGCTGAGAATCATCCACCGGGATCTAAAAGCGAGCAACGTGTTGCTCGATGCTTCCATCAATCCGAAAATCTCCGATTTCGGCATGGCTAGGATATGCGGAGGGGATCAGGTTGAAGGAAATACTAGACAAGTTGTAGGGACCTA TGGTTACATGTCAGCAGAGTATGCGATGGAGGGGCTGTTTTCGATAAAATCTGATGTTTACAGTTTCGAAGTTTTGTTGTTGGAGATCATTTCCGGAAAAAGAAACAGCAGCTTTTACCAGGAGAATTCTTCTTCCAACCTAATTGGCCATGTAAGGGAGCTAATCAGCCATGATAACAcacattaa